One genomic region from bacterium encodes:
- a CDS encoding MOP flippase family protein, with protein sequence MSVKQKAIHGIMWTGLAKACMQGVIFLIMLVLARLLSPQDFGIVGMAAIVTVAISLVNDRGLGTAIIQKSDVSEDHLNSVFYGGLLFGILLFALSVAASYPMAIFFKNPAVQPVIAVLGFGFVIGSLGIIQKSILNKELAFKKLAIAEVTASLASGVVSIVLALMRFGVWSLVLGALVRDGVNVGLVWIYCRWRPRWFFSWPQFKELFAFSAKVLGNDVVSYAVMNMDILIIGRLLGSEALGYYTLALNLVKMPVTRLSSVVSKVAFPAFSAIQDDRKKLQKGFLKSSALLSIIIFPLLLGLALYAREFITLFIGAKWLPMAMPLILLVPLGLAKSVSVIRWPALMALGRPDIELKWNLAYILPLAATLYFGARISLEGAAAGISLLLVLTFPLVQTISDRVIRLGDREFYVSIAPAAFAGAAMVLSTLLFKAYLLPLIPLSLLAHFIAGVVFSSAVYLLTLSRVARPLLQELRALVQTQRSK encoded by the coding sequence ATGTCAGTCAAACAAAAAGCAATCCATGGCATCATGTGGACGGGGCTGGCCAAGGCCTGTATGCAGGGTGTGATCTTCCTGATCATGCTCGTCCTCGCACGGCTGCTGAGTCCCCAGGATTTTGGCATTGTCGGGATGGCTGCCATTGTCACGGTAGCGATTTCTCTGGTTAATGACCGGGGTCTCGGGACGGCGATTATCCAAAAGAGCGACGTCAGCGAGGACCATCTGAATTCGGTCTTCTATGGCGGTCTCCTCTTCGGAATCCTGCTCTTCGCCCTGTCGGTGGCAGCCTCTTACCCCATGGCGATCTTCTTCAAGAATCCCGCTGTCCAGCCGGTTATCGCCGTACTCGGTTTCGGCTTTGTCATCGGCTCTCTTGGCATCATCCAAAAATCGATTCTGAACAAGGAACTGGCGTTCAAGAAGCTGGCTATCGCGGAGGTCACCGCATCCCTGGCTAGCGGTGTGGTCTCGATTGTACTGGCTCTGATGCGGTTCGGGGTCTGGAGTCTGGTGTTGGGGGCTTTGGTGCGGGATGGAGTGAATGTGGGTCTGGTCTGGATCTATTGCCGGTGGAGGCCGCGCTGGTTCTTCTCTTGGCCGCAATTCAAGGAACTCTTCGCCTTCAGCGCCAAGGTGCTTGGTAACGACGTCGTCTCCTATGCGGTCATGAACATGGATATACTGATCATCGGCAGACTGCTGGGAAGCGAAGCCCTCGGCTACTATACCCTGGCCCTGAATCTGGTCAAGATGCCGGTCACACGTCTCTCTTCCGTGGTCTCGAAGGTAGCTTTCCCCGCCTTTTCTGCCATCCAGGATGATCGTAAAAAGTTGCAAAAGGGCTTTCTCAAATCGTCGGCGCTGCTCTCCATCATCATTTTTCCGTTGCTGCTCGGCCTCGCTCTTTATGCGCGGGAATTCATTACGCTCTTCATCGGCGCCAAATGGCTGCCCATGGCGATGCCCCTGATCCTTCTGGTGCCGCTCGGATTGGCCAAATCGGTGAGTGTGATCCGCTGGCCAGCCTTGATGGCTCTCGGGCGGCCGGACATCGAACTGAAGTGGAACCTCGCCTACATTCTGCCCCTGGCAGCCACCCTCTATTTCGGAGCGCGGATCAGCCTCGAAGGTGCTGCGGCCGGCATCTCCCTCCTCCTCGTTCTCACCTTCCCCCTGGTGCAAACCATCTCGGACCGTGTCATCCGCCTCGGCGATCGGGAATTCTATGTCTCGATTGCTCCGGCCGCCTTCGCCGGTGCCGCGATGGTGCTATCCACCCTGCTGTTCAAGGCCTACCTGCTGCCCCTGATCCCCCTCAGCCTTCTGGCGCACTTTATTGCGGGCGTCGTGTTCAGCAGCGCCGTGTACCTGTTAACGCTCTCAAGAGTGGCTCGCCCGCTGCTGCAGGAACTGCGTGCCCTTGTCCAGACGCAGCGGAGCAAATGA
- a CDS encoding transglycosylase SLT domain-containing protein: MPTKRDKVANYLRTALWILSVLALIIIVVSGFKYTYNQRYIRKIAELEQVIKGMRSTMSVESVRQYNIQRIIAIISQYNRTMPTHLKYEIAKEITDACANYSSLDPDFLCALITRETNGTWNPEYISDYGAMGLMAITPTIGSFVARSEHLNWITPDEVLLNPVYNIRIGARYLSALIDAYDLDGALVARSVGERRAAMWVKSGRSNALLPRDTITFLADMLQQYDQMKALKI; the protein is encoded by the coding sequence ATGCCAACCAAACGGGACAAGGTCGCCAATTATCTCAGGACGGCGCTCTGGATCCTGTCCGTTCTGGCTCTGATCATCATCGTCGTCTCTGGCTTCAAGTACACCTACAACCAGCGGTATATTCGCAAGATTGCCGAACTCGAACAGGTGATCAAGGGCATGCGGTCGACCATGAGCGTCGAGAGCGTGCGTCAATACAACATCCAGCGCATCATTGCCATCATCAGCCAGTACAACCGGACCATGCCCACCCATTTGAAATATGAGATCGCCAAGGAGATCACCGATGCCTGTGCCAATTACTCCAGCCTCGACCCTGATTTTCTCTGCGCTCTCATCACCCGGGAAACCAACGGGACCTGGAATCCCGAATATATTTCGGATTACGGTGCGATGGGGCTGATGGCGATCACACCCACGATCGGCTCGTTCGTCGCCCGATCGGAGCATCTGAACTGGATCACGCCGGATGAGGTCCTGCTGAATCCGGTTTACAATATTCGTATCGGCGCGCGGTATCTTTCAGCCCTGATCGACGCCTATGATCTTGATGGCGCGTTGGTGGCGCGGAGCGTGGGAGAACGGCGTGCGGCGATGTGGGTCAAGAGCGGCCGCAGCAATGCCCTGCTGCCGCGCGATACCATCACGTTTCTTGCCGACATGCTGCAGCAGTATGACCAGATGAAGGCGCTGAAAATTTAG